In Acidobacteriota bacterium, the following are encoded in one genomic region:
- the aceA gene encoding isocitrate lyase encodes MEDRAVEGQNENLEDFTRWTADLRRPYSPAEVEGLRNSFTLAHTLADRGSRRLRRLLEQRDFVQALGALTGNQAMQQVKAGLEAIYLSGWQVAADANLAGQMYPDQSLYPSNSVPEVVRKINRTLLRADQIHHAEGEDGQEWMAPIVADAEAGFGGSLHAFELTKALIEAGAAGVHFEDQLASEKKCGHLGGKVLVPTRQFVDTLVAARLAADVCRVPTVIIARTDAGSAKLMTSDVDDYDRPYLTGERTVEGFFRIRGGLETAIARGLAYAPYADLLWCETSTPDLDEARRFAEAIHAEFPGKMLAYNCSPSFNWRAHLDAFTIRKFQEELGAMGYKFQFVTLAGFHALNYSMFTLARDYRERGMLAYSELQDREFASEEQGYTATRHQREVGTGYFDQVRQVISGGRATTGALAGSTEEAQFG; translated from the coding sequence ATGGAAGACCGCGCCGTGGAAGGGCAGAACGAAAACCTCGAGGACTTCACCCGCTGGACCGCCGACCTGCGGCGTCCCTATTCGCCGGCCGAGGTCGAGGGGCTGCGCAACTCCTTCACGCTGGCCCATACGCTGGCCGATCGCGGTTCGCGGCGCCTGCGTCGGCTGCTGGAGCAGCGGGATTTCGTCCAGGCCCTGGGAGCCCTCACCGGCAATCAGGCGATGCAGCAGGTGAAGGCTGGCCTCGAGGCCATCTACCTGAGCGGTTGGCAGGTCGCCGCCGACGCCAACCTGGCGGGCCAGATGTATCCGGATCAGAGCCTCTACCCGTCGAACAGCGTTCCCGAGGTGGTGCGCAAGATCAACCGCACGCTGCTGCGGGCGGACCAGATTCACCATGCCGAGGGCGAGGACGGGCAGGAGTGGATGGCGCCCATCGTGGCCGACGCGGAGGCCGGCTTCGGCGGCTCGCTGCACGCCTTCGAGCTCACCAAGGCGCTGATCGAGGCCGGTGCCGCTGGCGTCCACTTCGAGGATCAGCTGGCCTCCGAGAAGAAGTGCGGTCATCTCGGCGGCAAGGTGCTGGTGCCGACGCGGCAGTTCGTCGACACGCTGGTGGCGGCGCGGCTGGCGGCCGACGTCTGTCGGGTGCCGACGGTGATCATCGCCCGCACCGATGCCGGCTCGGCCAAGCTGATGACCTCCGATGTCGACGATTACGACCGGCCTTATCTCACCGGCGAGCGCACCGTGGAAGGCTTCTTCCGCATCCGCGGCGGTCTCGAGACGGCGATTGCCCGCGGCCTGGCCTACGCTCCCTATGCCGATCTGCTGTGGTGCGAGACCTCGACCCCGGATCTCGACGAAGCGCGGCGCTTCGCCGAGGCCATCCACGCCGAGTTTCCGGGCAAGATGCTGGCCTACAACTGCTCGCCGTCCTTCAACTGGCGGGCCCATCTCGACGCCTTCACGATCCGCAAGTTCCAGGAGGAGCTGGGGGCGATGGGCTACAAGTTCCAGTTCGTCACCCTGGCCGGCTTCCACGCCCTCAACTACAGCATGTTCACGCTGGCGCGGGATTACCGCGAGCGCGGCATGCTGGCCTACTCGGAGCTGCAGGATCGCGAGTTCGCCAGCGAGGAGCAGGGCTACACGGCGACCCGTCACCAGCGCGAGGTCGGGACCGGCTACTTCGACCAGGTGCGCCAGGTGATCTCCGGTGGCCGGGCGACGACCGGAGCACTGGCCGGCTCGACGGAGGAGGCGCAGTTCGGATAG
- a CDS encoding malate synthase A (Catalyzes the aldol condensation of glyoxylate with acetyl-CoA to form malate as part of the second step of the glyoxylate bypass and an alternative to the tricarboxylic acid cycle), producing the protein MPVESIREVSSFGWAAGSRTAAAEEILPQPVQELLVRLHRALEGERRELLAARRRRQQRWDGGALPGFVDDLPAARGEWQIAPLPDDLLQRRVEITGPIHDPKMVINMLSRQADGARADAAMLDFEDSMKPCWANVVQGVQNLDRAVAGTLSHERPATAERPAKVYRLEPADRPLIMVRCRGLHLDEDHVAVDGEAVCAGLFDLALAVFWTARELLEQGRTPKYYVPKVEHHREAAWWHRLFGLLEESLGLAAGCLRVTFLIETLPAAFQVEEILWQLRDRAAGLNVGRWDKIFSDIKVLKEHPDRVLADRAAVTMESPWMKAYADYLVHVCHRHGAFAMGGMAAFTPGRTAEERERQTAKVMADKGAEAAQGHDGCWVSHPYFIAPALTAFPRRHQLDVMPELSAPPDLLPRGGGPRTVTGLRTNLRVGIAYLEGWLRDVGCVAWDGLMEDLATLEISRAQVWQQLRHRVVLDDGSEVTADLVSRLFDDELRRIEGELGAPAPSFGQARDVARRLFLEERFRPFLTAGPDLA; encoded by the coding sequence ATGCCCGTTGAATCGATCCGAGAGGTCTCTTCCTTCGGCTGGGCCGCTGGAAGTCGCACTGCGGCAGCTGAGGAGATCTTGCCGCAGCCCGTCCAAGAGCTTCTGGTCCGCCTGCACCGTGCCCTCGAGGGCGAGCGCCGGGAGCTGCTGGCGGCCCGACGACGGCGCCAGCAGCGCTGGGACGGCGGCGCTCTGCCCGGCTTTGTCGACGATTTGCCGGCGGCCCGCGGCGAGTGGCAGATCGCTCCGCTGCCGGACGACCTGCTGCAGCGGCGGGTCGAGATCACCGGTCCGATCCACGATCCCAAGATGGTGATCAACATGCTCAGCCGGCAGGCCGATGGCGCTCGCGCCGACGCCGCCATGCTCGATTTCGAGGACTCCATGAAGCCGTGCTGGGCAAACGTCGTCCAGGGAGTCCAGAACCTCGACCGGGCGGTCGCGGGCACCTTGAGTCATGAGCGGCCGGCGACGGCGGAGCGGCCGGCCAAGGTCTATCGTCTGGAGCCTGCGGACCGTCCCTTGATCATGGTGCGCTGCCGCGGCCTGCATCTCGACGAAGACCATGTCGCGGTCGACGGCGAGGCGGTTTGCGCCGGCCTCTTCGACCTCGCCCTGGCGGTTTTCTGGACCGCCCGCGAGCTGCTCGAGCAGGGGCGGACGCCGAAGTACTACGTGCCGAAGGTCGAGCATCATCGCGAGGCCGCCTGGTGGCATCGCCTCTTCGGCCTCCTCGAGGAGTCCCTCGGGCTGGCGGCGGGCTGCCTGCGGGTGACCTTCCTCATCGAGACCCTGCCGGCGGCCTTCCAGGTCGAGGAGATCCTGTGGCAGCTGCGGGACCGCGCCGCCGGCCTCAACGTCGGCCGCTGGGACAAGATCTTCAGCGATATCAAGGTCTTGAAGGAGCATCCCGACCGGGTGCTGGCGGATCGCGCCGCGGTCACCATGGAAAGCCCCTGGATGAAGGCCTATGCCGACTACCTGGTGCACGTTTGCCACCGCCACGGTGCCTTCGCGATGGGTGGCATGGCGGCCTTCACGCCCGGACGCACGGCCGAGGAGCGCGAGCGCCAGACCGCCAAGGTGATGGCCGACAAGGGGGCCGAAGCGGCCCAGGGCCACGACGGCTGCTGGGTCTCCCATCCGTACTTCATCGCCCCCGCCCTGACCGCTTTCCCGCGCCGCCACCAGCTCGACGTGATGCCGGAGCTGTCGGCTCCGCCGGATCTGCTGCCGCGCGGCGGTGGCCCGCGCACCGTCACCGGCCTGCGCACCAATCTGCGGGTCGGCATCGCCTACCTCGAAGGCTGGCTACGGGACGTCGGCTGTGTCGCCTGGGATGGGCTGATGGAAGACCTCGCGACCCTCGAGATCTCGCGCGCTCAGGTCTGGCAGCAGCTGCGTCATCGGGTCGTCCTCGACGACGGGTCCGAGGTCACCGCGGACCTGGTGTCGCGCCTGTTCGACGACGAGCTGCGCCGCATCGAAGGCGAGCTGGGGGCTCCGGCGCCGTCCTTCGGCCAGGCCCGCGACGTCGCCCGTCGTCTGTTCTTGGAGGAGCGGTTTCGGCCGTTCCTCACCGCAGGTCCGGACCTCGCCTGA
- a CDS encoding CHAT domain-containing protein, with protein sequence MPGQVRWLRALLGAALLAAGPLVAQAPLPAAGGVLDLDLDAGEERAFSVPLSAGELLHVVVEQRTANVELELFEAATSVRRTDLRPWAWGEEFLFALPTEETLYRLVVRSLSSRAGSARLRVASRRLASSRDRLRFEAESAYASTRFTRAQRGLGLVTDQWVQRAERAARMFEALDLPERQAFALKRVGDLQIQLGRPLDALAPLEEAIAIAQRDGYPWAECRARLTWAEAVYARSVDEALAEEERILSLTAAGNLLPCQLSVIRLLIYDLNQKGDHRRSIELFEQALPIADQLDAPWYHSALHMNVGSAYLARGQLVEAIEVFSIAHQGYRDLGDHRSAIAALDNQLTARRALGDEEGLLAAHRKIVAFVANHGEIQDVLGAQVNYGETLLDLDRPAAAEEVFRRASRRAEGAPVEAQAPVWRGLGQALLESGALSAAKPFLDRARRAHQASGNVPRTIRDQELLGRWQEASGQLQAATSSYRAAAGRAAQLHLPPLELSSRVRAAELLWRLQDPRAQAELKRAIDLVEDVRKRLFTDRFRSSSAKLLRRVYDLALEMELSPRESSATGGQPSAGQIERAFLLAERSRARSLREFLEASRKAVTATIDPRLVERESRLLERAEGLAQERFELLQEPLDPNPERLSELDAEIAETELGLEILAAERFRRDPRRASLLDARPLDLTEAQESLGERTLVSYHLLENRLLVFLLSREGLAMETLPAGEDLPATAITLREALSQPSRFTARFRDASLHLGRALLTPLAGHLDGKRLIISPDGWLHHVPFETLLLEAPQAEDSWADLKFAVKAYEISYAPSAGVMASLGQNSSGEQKSTLVALGDALANGAEPVTDGPGNASGRGLFGSLPHAREEVENLIGLLSPESVDPAPVEIQGHLFVGHRATETVARSDLAKAARFLHFATHAFVDSDITSQSALVLTPDHAHDGLLQLGEILRLRFNADLVTLSACQSAVGRQQSGEGIMSLARGFLFAGASSLVASLWEVSDRATGDLMGSLYRGVLAEKTTAESLREAKLELLQKPASAHPYYWAPFILIGDPN encoded by the coding sequence ATGCCAGGCCAGGTCCGATGGCTCCGGGCACTGCTGGGGGCCGCGCTGTTGGCAGCGGGCCCTCTGGTGGCGCAAGCCCCCTTGCCCGCGGCGGGCGGTGTCCTCGACCTCGACCTCGATGCCGGCGAGGAACGGGCCTTCTCGGTCCCGTTATCGGCCGGAGAGCTCCTCCATGTCGTGGTCGAGCAGAGGACCGCAAACGTCGAGCTGGAGCTGTTCGAGGCTGCCACTTCGGTGAGACGCACCGACCTCCGACCCTGGGCCTGGGGCGAGGAGTTCCTGTTCGCCCTGCCGACGGAGGAGACGCTCTATCGGCTGGTGGTTCGATCGCTGAGCAGCCGCGCTGGCAGCGCTCGCCTGCGCGTCGCAAGTCGTCGCCTCGCCAGCAGCCGAGACCGGCTACGCTTCGAAGCCGAGTCCGCCTACGCTTCCACCCGCTTCACCCGCGCCCAACGGGGCCTGGGGCTGGTGACCGACCAATGGGTCCAGCGGGCCGAACGAGCCGCCCGGATGTTCGAGGCTCTCGATCTCCCGGAGCGGCAGGCCTTCGCCCTCAAGCGGGTGGGCGACCTCCAAATTCAGCTCGGACGCCCACTCGACGCCCTGGCTCCGCTCGAAGAGGCCATCGCCATCGCCCAACGCGACGGCTACCCCTGGGCCGAGTGCCGAGCGCGGCTCACCTGGGCGGAGGCGGTCTACGCCCGCAGCGTCGATGAAGCGCTGGCCGAGGAGGAGCGCATTCTCTCCCTGACCGCCGCCGGAAACCTCCTTCCCTGCCAGCTATCGGTGATCCGTCTCCTGATCTACGACCTCAATCAGAAGGGCGACCACCGGCGATCGATCGAGCTCTTCGAACAGGCCTTGCCGATTGCCGACCAGCTCGATGCTCCCTGGTACCACAGCGCCTTGCACATGAATGTGGGCAGCGCCTATCTCGCCCGCGGCCAACTCGTCGAGGCGATCGAGGTCTTCTCCATCGCCCACCAGGGCTATCGAGATCTCGGCGACCATCGCAGCGCCATCGCCGCTCTCGACAACCAGTTGACCGCCCGCCGGGCTCTCGGCGACGAGGAAGGCTTGCTCGCAGCCCACCGGAAGATCGTTGCCTTCGTTGCGAATCACGGCGAGATTCAGGACGTTCTCGGCGCCCAGGTCAACTACGGTGAGACCCTCCTCGACCTCGACCGGCCAGCCGCCGCCGAAGAGGTCTTCCGACGCGCCTCCAGGCGCGCGGAGGGCGCTCCCGTGGAGGCCCAGGCGCCGGTCTGGAGAGGACTCGGTCAGGCGCTCTTGGAGAGCGGAGCCCTGAGCGCTGCCAAACCCTTCCTGGATCGCGCACGCCGAGCTCACCAGGCGTCCGGCAACGTGCCTCGTACCATTCGCGACCAAGAGCTCCTGGGACGCTGGCAGGAGGCATCGGGCCAGCTGCAAGCTGCCACCAGCTCCTACCGAGCCGCCGCCGGCCGGGCGGCGCAGCTTCATCTGCCCCCTCTCGAGCTGAGCTCGCGAGTGCGGGCGGCGGAGCTCCTCTGGCGGCTCCAGGACCCACGGGCCCAGGCCGAGCTCAAGCGCGCCATCGACCTGGTCGAAGACGTTCGCAAGCGCCTCTTCACGGATCGCTTCCGATCCTCCTCAGCCAAGCTCCTCCGCCGGGTCTACGATCTCGCCCTCGAAATGGAGCTGTCGCCACGCGAATCATCGGCGACCGGAGGCCAACCTTCCGCTGGTCAGATCGAGCGCGCCTTCTTGCTCGCGGAACGCTCCCGCGCGCGCTCTCTGAGGGAATTTCTGGAGGCCTCCCGAAAAGCCGTCACGGCGACCATCGATCCACGGCTCGTCGAACGCGAAAGCCGCCTCCTCGAGCGCGCCGAAGGCCTTGCCCAGGAGCGCTTCGAGCTCCTTCAGGAGCCGCTCGATCCGAACCCCGAAAGGCTCTCTGAGCTCGATGCCGAGATCGCGGAAACGGAGCTCGGTCTCGAAATCCTCGCCGCCGAACGGTTTCGACGCGACCCCCGGCGGGCGTCCCTCCTCGATGCTCGGCCGCTCGACCTCACCGAGGCCCAAGAGAGCCTCGGTGAGCGCACCCTGGTTTCCTATCACCTGCTCGAGAACCGGCTGCTGGTCTTCCTGCTGAGCAGAGAGGGCCTGGCGATGGAGACGCTGCCGGCGGGCGAAGACCTCCCCGCCACGGCCATCACCCTTCGTGAAGCCCTGAGTCAACCTTCACGCTTCACGGCACGCTTCCGCGACGCATCCCTGCACTTGGGTCGTGCCCTCTTGACGCCTCTCGCCGGCCATCTCGACGGCAAACGGCTGATCATCAGTCCCGATGGTTGGCTGCACCACGTACCCTTCGAGACCCTCCTGCTCGAGGCACCACAGGCCGAGGACTCATGGGCCGACCTCAAATTCGCCGTCAAGGCCTACGAGATCAGCTATGCGCCTTCGGCCGGGGTCATGGCCAGCCTTGGGCAAAACTCGAGCGGCGAGCAGAAAAGCACCCTGGTCGCCCTCGGCGACGCCCTGGCGAACGGTGCGGAGCCGGTAACCGACGGGCCCGGAAACGCCAGCGGCAGGGGCCTCTTCGGCTCTTTGCCCCACGCTCGGGAGGAGGTCGAGAACCTCATCGGACTCCTTTCGCCCGAGAGCGTGGACCCCGCGCCTGTTGAGATTCAAGGCCATCTCTTCGTCGGCCACCGAGCCACCGAAACGGTGGCCCGCTCGGACCTCGCGAAGGCGGCTCGTTTCCTTCACTTCGCCACCCATGCCTTCGTCGATTCCGACATCACCAGTCAATCGGCGCTGGTCCTGACGCCGGATCACGCCCACGACGGCCTCCTGCAACTCGGCGAGATTCTCCGTCTCCGGTTCAACGCCGACTTGGTCACCCTCTCCGCCTGCCAGAGTGCCGTCGGCCGGCAGCAGAGCGGTGAGGGGATCATGAGCTTGGCGCGAGGCTTCCTTTTCGCCGGAGCCTCGTCCCTGGTGGCAAGCCTTTGGGAGGTCTCGGACCGTGCCACCGGCGACCTGATGGGCAGTCTCTATCGGGGAGTCTTGGCAGAGAAAACGACAGCAGAGTCCTTGCGCGAGGCCAAGCTCGAGCTGCTGCAGAAGCCGGCATCGGCGCATCCCTACTACTGGGCTCCGTTCATCCTGATCGGCGACCCGAACTGA
- a CDS encoding sigma-70 family RNA polymerase sigma factor, which translates to MIPPSCSSHSGDDDAGTPGATAMQLQNRDPLAEKPGEKSGLAMAIEGIEATDQDRLTIEGFLAGDREAVQQVRSWIRLAAGRYRRFLANDLEDLEQETLTTLLVKLSSQHFRFASRLETYVSRITHYKCIDRLRARSRRTWVDLEELGLIAAERSAFEAIKSQQDREMAIRVVTSMTRSCQELWSMIRQGLSYLEMARRTGVAPGTLRVRVLRCRQKAIAERERLMASENPRGGNE; encoded by the coding sequence GTGATCCCACCCTCCTGCTCCTCGCACTCCGGCGACGACGACGCCGGCACGCCGGGGGCGACCGCCATGCAGCTTCAGAACCGAGACCCTCTCGCCGAGAAACCTGGTGAGAAATCCGGGCTAGCCATGGCCATCGAGGGAATCGAAGCGACGGACCAAGACCGCCTCACCATCGAGGGCTTCCTCGCCGGCGACCGTGAGGCCGTACAACAGGTGCGCAGCTGGATTCGACTCGCTGCGGGGCGATACCGTCGTTTCCTGGCAAACGACCTCGAGGATCTCGAGCAAGAGACCTTGACCACCCTGCTGGTCAAGCTGTCGAGCCAGCACTTTCGCTTTGCGAGTCGACTGGAAACCTATGTCAGTCGCATCACGCACTACAAGTGCATTGATCGCCTGCGGGCGCGCTCCCGACGGACGTGGGTCGATCTCGAAGAGCTGGGTCTGATCGCTGCGGAGCGATCGGCCTTCGAAGCCATCAAATCCCAACAGGACCGCGAAATGGCGATTCGGGTCGTCACCAGCATGACGCGAAGCTGCCAGGAGCTCTGGTCCATGATTCGCCAGGGACTGAGCTATCTCGAGATGGCGCGCCGCACCGGCGTGGCGCCAGGAACCCTGAGGGTCCGGGTCCTCCGTTGCCGGCAGAAAGCTATCGCCGAGCGTGAACGGCTGATGGCATCTGAAAACCCGCGGGGAGGTAACGAATGA
- a CDS encoding zf-HC2 domain-containing protein: MDCKATRELLPFLLNGSLADSERREVLDHLHQCWDCREDLRRAAVVWVATESHPTAEILLDYAEGRSLDSFPRDLLEQHLATCDACSRAVEAASGAMTARVAWPGPPIDTAMSPPPRRPRRPLLGIAAGLVLLTASAGWLGSRLSPETPVANVHIAELSAVQERVRNLRIGRLEIPRSQAAALILIHPLDLAADESTDEVRFRIVVTDDGGLGVFTLEDLERSENGDFTLLIPADTLPLGSLSLELEQQILGEWSPVGEYQIQSTN; encoded by the coding sequence ATGGATTGCAAGGCCACCCGCGAGCTCTTACCTTTTCTGTTGAATGGGAGCCTGGCCGACTCCGAGCGTCGGGAGGTCCTCGACCACCTCCACCAGTGCTGGGATTGCCGGGAGGACTTGCGTCGGGCCGCCGTGGTCTGGGTTGCCACCGAGAGTCACCCGACGGCAGAGATCCTGCTCGACTACGCCGAAGGACGTTCCCTCGACAGCTTCCCGCGCGACCTGCTGGAACAACACCTCGCGACCTGCGACGCCTGCTCCAGGGCCGTCGAAGCGGCCAGCGGAGCGATGACGGCACGAGTCGCCTGGCCTGGGCCCCCGATCGACACCGCGATGAGCCCTCCGCCTCGCCGCCCTCGCCGACCCCTGCTGGGTATCGCGGCGGGCTTGGTCTTGCTGACCGCCTCGGCAGGGTGGCTGGGTTCGCGGTTGTCCCCGGAGACCCCCGTGGCCAACGTGCACATCGCCGAATTGTCGGCAGTTCAGGAACGGGTGCGAAACCTCCGGATTGGGCGCCTCGAGATCCCGCGCTCCCAGGCGGCCGCCCTCATCCTGATCCATCCCCTCGACCTTGCAGCCGACGAGTCGACGGACGAAGTGCGATTTCGCATCGTGGTGACCGACGATGGCGGTCTCGGGGTCTTCACCCTCGAGGACCTCGAGCGCAGCGAGAATGGTGACTTCACCCTGCTCATCCCTGCCGACACGCTGCCGCTCGGCTCGCTGAGCCTCGAGCTCGAACAGCAGATCCTTGGGGAGTGGTCGCCGGTTGGCGAGTACCAGATCCAGAGTACCAACTGA
- a CDS encoding DUF3325 family protein → MSALLGIFFTGLGFTCLCGSMPRHQGDLFGRRLSAGASRGLRVAGFSLLALALVVDLWFLPVAQGAIAWCGHLTVGAVAAVAVLMLRQRIA, encoded by the coding sequence GTGAGCGCCCTGCTGGGAATCTTCTTCACCGGGCTGGGATTCACCTGCCTGTGTGGCTCGATGCCCCGTCATCAGGGGGATCTCTTCGGCCGCCGCCTTTCCGCCGGTGCGTCGCGGGGGCTGCGCGTCGCCGGGTTCTCGCTGCTCGCCTTGGCCCTCGTCGTCGACCTCTGGTTCCTGCCGGTGGCGCAGGGTGCGATCGCCTGGTGTGGTCACCTGACCGTCGGCGCCGTCGCCGCGGTGGCGGTGCTGATGCTGCGCCAGCGCATCGCCTAG
- a CDS encoding PepSY-associated TM helix domain-containing protein, translating into MKKTFRRSMAELHTWTGLLLGWLMLAMFTTGTSAYFQHEITRWMEPELAAPRASQGAAADQAVAYLQQVAPQADSWTITLPSERRVRSQVRWRGAEGSGSQLLDGRGEAVTVRSTRGGNFLYRFHFDLHYVPALWARYVVGVAAMAMLLAIISGVITHKKVFARFFSLTLRKGLISWYDGHNMASIFALPFVVMITYTGLVTLAHQYMPFGARANFPDRAAYFAAAFPRPPAAEAAGEAAELVPLSTIVEQASAVWDGAALASLQVQHPGDANALVHARRSRGATVGTRTPTLTYRGATGEAVGETARRGGAYATESVLVGLHAGRFAPLALRWLYFLSGLLGIAMIATGLVQWTVRRRNRLPDPERPHFGFRVVERLNIAAIAGLGAALAGYFLANRLLPPALPSRSDWEVHCFFLAWGGVALWALVRPARRAWTESLLATALLFAAVPLVNALSTSRGLLPSLRAGDWVFVVFDLTMLVLALAYGAAARTAARGSATVRRRPRQRAGEVVSDAAS; encoded by the coding sequence GTGAAAAAGACCTTCCGGCGGTCGATGGCCGAGCTCCACACCTGGACCGGCCTGCTCCTGGGCTGGCTCATGCTCGCCATGTTCACGACCGGCACCTCGGCCTATTTTCAGCACGAGATCACCCGCTGGATGGAGCCGGAGCTGGCGGCGCCGCGGGCCTCCCAGGGGGCGGCCGCCGATCAGGCCGTGGCCTATCTGCAGCAGGTGGCGCCGCAGGCCGATTCGTGGACCATCACCCTGCCCAGCGAGCGCCGGGTGCGCAGCCAGGTCCGCTGGCGCGGCGCGGAGGGGAGCGGCTCGCAACTGCTCGACGGTCGCGGCGAGGCGGTGACGGTGCGCTCGACCCGGGGCGGCAACTTCCTCTATCGCTTCCACTTCGACCTGCACTATGTGCCGGCGCTGTGGGCGCGGTACGTGGTGGGAGTGGCCGCCATGGCGATGTTGCTGGCCATCATTTCCGGCGTCATCACCCACAAGAAGGTCTTCGCCCGCTTTTTCTCCCTGACCCTGCGCAAGGGCCTGATCTCCTGGTACGACGGCCACAACATGGCGTCGATTTTCGCCCTGCCCTTCGTGGTGATGATCACCTATACGGGGCTGGTGACCCTGGCCCACCAGTACATGCCCTTCGGGGCTCGCGCCAACTTTCCGGACCGCGCGGCCTACTTCGCCGCCGCCTTTCCTCGGCCACCGGCGGCCGAGGCGGCGGGCGAGGCGGCCGAGCTGGTTCCCCTCTCGACGATCGTCGAGCAGGCCAGCGCCGTCTGGGACGGCGCCGCTCTGGCGAGCCTCCAGGTGCAGCATCCGGGCGACGCCAACGCCCTGGTCCACGCGCGGCGCTCTCGGGGCGCGACGGTCGGCACCCGCACGCCGACCTTGACCTACCGCGGCGCCACCGGCGAGGCCGTCGGCGAGACGGCGCGGCGCGGCGGCGCTTACGCCACCGAGAGCGTGCTGGTCGGCCTCCACGCCGGGCGCTTCGCTCCCCTCGCGCTGCGCTGGCTCTATTTCCTCTCCGGTCTGCTGGGAATCGCGATGATCGCCACCGGGCTGGTGCAGTGGACCGTCCGCCGGCGCAATCGCCTGCCCGATCCGGAGCGGCCCCATTTCGGCTTCCGCGTCGTCGAGCGATTGAACATCGCCGCCATCGCCGGCCTCGGGGCGGCGCTGGCCGGCTATTTCTTGGCCAACCGGCTGCTGCCGCCGGCCTTGCCGTCGCGCTCCGACTGGGAGGTCCACTGCTTCTTCCTCGCCTGGGGTGGGGTGGCCCTGTGGGCGCTGGTGCGTCCGGCCCGGCGGGCCTGGACCGAGTCCTTGCTGGCCACGGCCCTGCTGTTCGCCGCGGTGCCGCTGGTCAACGCCCTGTCGACCAGCCGGGGTTTGCTGCCCAGCCTACGGGCCGGTGACTGGGTGTTCGTGGTCTTCGACCTGACCATGCTGGTCCTCGCTCTCGCCTACGGTGCCGCGGCGCGCACGGCGGCGCGGGGATCGGCCACCGTGCGTCGTCGGCCGCGGCAGCGCGCCGGCGAGGTGGTTTCGGACGCTGCCTCGTGA